A single region of the Jatrophihabitans sp. GAS493 genome encodes:
- a CDS encoding type II toxin-antitoxin system VapB family antitoxin — protein MIFKSVRDGRPYPDHGFSTRDWANVPPRAVRLDQLIATKKVLELDKLLAEDSTFYGDLFPHAVQWDGEIYLEVGIHRALRAALQQRNVLHVRVLDLDQLKPADNSGH, from the coding sequence GTGATCTTCAAATCCGTTCGCGACGGGCGGCCCTACCCCGACCACGGCTTCTCCACCCGAGACTGGGCCAACGTGCCGCCGCGCGCGGTGCGGCTGGATCAGCTGATCGCAACCAAGAAAGTGCTCGAACTCGACAAGCTGCTGGCCGAGGATTCGACCTTCTACGGCGACCTCTTCCCGCACGCCGTGCAGTGGGACGGCGAGATCTATCTGGAGGTGGGCATCCATCGCGCGCTTCGCGCGGCGCTGCAGCAGCGAAACGTGCTGCACGTGCGGGTGCTCGACCTGGATCAGCTCAAGCCGGCCGACAACTCCGGCCACTGA
- the hrcA gene encoding heat-inducible transcriptional repressor HrcA gives MEERKLEVLRAIIEDFIATSEPVGSKTLSERHNLGVSPATIRNDMAALEDEGLIAQPHTSAGRVPTDAGYRLFVDRLASVKPLSGAEKRAISTFLDNAVDLDDVLHRAVKALAQLTRNVAVVRYPSLSRSRVRHIEIVSLSTSRLMLVLITDTGRVEQRVVELPAAVSDESVAELRATLNGRLRDRLLTETPEIVSELPASVAPQLRGLVTTLVSVLLETLVEQSSERILLGGTANLTEHGLDFPAIRPVLEALEEQVVLLRLLDQSLLSNQIVVRIGNEHTYEGLQTTSVVTGSYGLGGATVGAVGVLGPRRMDYAQTMARVAAVARYMGDILAER, from the coding sequence GTGGAGGAGCGCAAGCTCGAGGTTCTGCGCGCGATCATCGAGGACTTCATCGCCACCAGCGAACCGGTCGGCAGTAAGACCCTCTCCGAACGGCACAATCTCGGCGTCTCGCCGGCGACGATCCGCAACGATATGGCCGCACTGGAGGACGAGGGGCTGATCGCCCAGCCGCACACCAGCGCCGGCCGGGTGCCGACCGATGCCGGCTATCGCCTCTTCGTCGATCGACTCGCCTCGGTGAAGCCGCTCTCGGGGGCTGAGAAGCGCGCCATCTCCACCTTCCTCGACAACGCCGTCGACCTGGACGACGTGCTGCACCGGGCGGTGAAGGCACTGGCTCAACTCACCCGCAACGTCGCGGTGGTGCGCTACCCCTCGCTGTCGCGCAGCCGGGTCCGGCACATCGAGATCGTCTCGCTGAGCACCTCCCGGTTGATGCTGGTGCTCATCACCGACACCGGGCGAGTCGAGCAGCGGGTTGTCGAGCTTCCGGCTGCGGTCTCCGACGAGTCGGTGGCCGAGCTGCGGGCCACCCTCAACGGGCGCCTACGCGACCGCCTGCTCACCGAGACACCTGAGATCGTCAGCGAGCTGCCGGCCAGCGTCGCGCCGCAGTTGCGGGGCCTGGTGACGACGCTCGTCTCGGTGCTGTTGGAGACGCTGGTCGAGCAGAGCAGTGAGCGGATTCTGCTCGGTGGGACGGCCAACCTGACCGAGCATGGCCTTGATTTCCCGGCTATTCGCCCGGTGCTCGAGGCGTTGGAGGAGCAGGTGGTGCTGCTCCGATTGCTCGACCAGTCGCTGCTCTCCAACCAGATCGTCGTGCGTATCGGCAACGAGCACACCTACGAAGGGCTGCAGACCACCTCGGTGGTCACGGGCAGCTACGGTCTGGGCGGGGCGACGGTGGGTGCGGTCGGCGTGCTCGGTCCGCGGCGTATGGACTACGCCCAGACGATGGCGCGAGTGGCTGCGGTGGCCCGCTACATGGGCGACATCCTCGCCGAGCGCTGA
- a CDS encoding YdcF family protein, with protein MRSQRVRLLVAIGVVFAALLVAEFVVFVKPPSSKPAAVDVVAVLGGGDFTSRKQLGIDVAGLRPGTILMFSLEDPSVCPWKTYLPQFEVICFRADPATTRGEARYVTALARERGASSIAVVTSADQLLRARLRFSRCWEGDLRMVESPSSSLSVIARVPYQSMAMLKALLLQRTC; from the coding sequence TTGCGCTCGCAGCGTGTGCGGCTGCTCGTCGCGATCGGGGTGGTGTTCGCCGCGCTGCTGGTCGCGGAGTTCGTCGTCTTCGTGAAGCCACCGTCGTCGAAGCCGGCGGCGGTCGATGTGGTCGCGGTGCTCGGCGGCGGGGACTTCACTTCGCGCAAGCAACTCGGAATCGATGTGGCCGGACTGCGCCCGGGGACGATCCTGATGTTCTCGCTGGAGGACCCGTCGGTCTGCCCGTGGAAGACCTATCTGCCCCAGTTCGAGGTGATCTGCTTCCGGGCTGACCCGGCGACGACCCGCGGCGAAGCCCGCTATGTCACCGCACTGGCCCGCGAGCGCGGGGCGAGCTCGATCGCTGTGGTGACCAGCGCCGACCAGCTCCTGCGAGCGCGACTGCGTTTCTCCCGCTGTTGGGAGGGAGATCTTCGGATGGTCGAATCACCGTCAAGCTCACTTAGTGTGATCGCCCGAGTGCCCTACCAGAGCATGGCCATGCTCAAGGCGCTGCTGCTGCAGCGCACCTGCTGA